The Scyliorhinus canicula chromosome 17, sScyCan1.1, whole genome shotgun sequence DNA window agctgcctgctcaaaaacgaaagtgtaagacagacagcccagctccacccacactctgacatcactgcagctttctgacaaacacccatttcttaaagggacacccagtacagctattcgataaacacccatttcttaaaaggtacactcacatgacaccactaagctctctatctccctcctgtactctgactcatcgttgtttgagatccaggAGTATAAGATACAGGCCTATGGGCTGGATGGAGGAagctgggattagaaagggcacctgggtttcCTCGGGCTGGTATGGACAAGATCGGCTGAATGCCCTCTGTCTGGGCTGTAACTTTTCGATGGTTCGGTGGTTCTACGGAGGAGGGATTTCACCACAAGTCTCAGACGGAGAAGCCAGGATTGTTCACTTTGGAGcataggaggttgaggggagattggaTATAGGTGGACAAGACAAAGAAAAGCTGCTCCCATTAGCTGATGTGAGAAGGACGAGGATGACACACATTTAAGCTTTAGTACGAGAAAGATATATATCATTGTtctccactgtcgctgggtccaaatcctggaactccctccctgacagcactggggGTGTTACCGGGGTGTTACCGGGCTGTTACCGACACCACACAGActtcaacagttcaagaaggtgcctcacccaccaccttctaaagcagcaattagggatggacaacaaatgctggacccaagccagaaacaccacatcccatgaaagaatgaaagtaGAAAGatgtgagtgtggggggaggtgcagagtgagtggtaatgacctggaactcgctgcccgtgaggatggtggaagcagacacCCTGAACTATTTCAAAATGAAATTTGGATTGGCACTtgaggggaatgggactgaccgGATTGCtccacagggagccagcatggagtcaatgggctgaatggcctccttctctgcccgAATGACTCTATGGTCTGAAGAGAACAATTTCAGCAGCTCCAGTCTCTCCaactaactgaagtccctcattcctggtCCCGTAAatctcctcacccccctcactgagtccagcagagagaaaccctccgaccctcccacttcaccaagtgtcagaatgaacatggttcagtcctggatgtgattaacagcagcaataacagcagagtcCAACCCCTGTCATCACTCGTGAACTCGCTGGTAGCTGCGCAGGGTGGATAACAGGgaaacccttcccacacacacagcaaatgAACGGCCAGATATTTACTGATTTATTGATTCACTGATTTGTAACTTTATGGATTTATTGGGGCCTTTAAGAATTGATGCAGCACATTTCTTAATtcagtgcacagacagtgaatggaATATCCACAGGCTAATGTGGCAAGatagtcattgtttcagataataAATAAGAACTGCTAAGCAGGAATCTAACATTGTTTCATGAAAAGTTGCATCAAAGCCCCTTGGAAATAATAAACCATTGTTCCTCAACACATTCTGTAATGAAAATGTATTACAGCCTTAGCAAAGgtcttcttacagaaactcagcacccgtggtccagttgaaccaggaacatttgttaagtaatgggttaagagacattgcaattagttgtctcatttatgttaagtgttcaatgattggcactgatatgtaaaggggcttcaggtggactctggagcttgtgatgatctgtagagttctgtgcagagtgagtttgaaccattaaaggtgtgttagtgaaaaaggagctgaactcttgcctcttcatagcacagcatctagtacatgttaacaacattcctcgtcacaatggatgtctcggcactctacaccagcatcctccatgacgacggcattgctgcaacagcctcagtcctcaacaccgacaattgCCAATCTCCAGGCGCAATTcttccgcttcattctggatcacaacgtcttcaccttcgacaacaaattctacatccagacacatggaacagccatggggaccaaattcgcacttcAATAAGTCAACATTTTCATGCACAAgttatgtactagatgctgtggtatgaagaggcagcacggtagcatggttgttagcataaatgcttcacagctccagggtcccaggttcgattcccggctgggtcactgtctgtgtggagtctgcacgttctccccgtgtgtgcgtgggtttcctccgggtgctccggtttcctcccacagtccaaagatgtgcggttaggtggattggccatgctaaattgcccgtagtgtccgaaaaagtaaagtaaggggggggggggggttgttgggttacgggtatagggtggatacgtgggtttgagtagggtgatcattgctcggcacaacatcgagggccgaagggcctgttctgtgctgttctatgttctatgttcctcaccgcacaggaccttcaaccaatgttatacaccagatacatcgaggACATTttgttcctttggacccacggtgaagaatcactgaaacaactacacaatgacatcaataagttccatcccaccatcagactcaccatggattactctccagaatcagttgcattcttggacacattcatctccatcaaggacgatcacctcagcacttcgctttaccgcaagcccacggataacctcacgatgctccacttctccagcttccaccctaaacacattaaagaagccatcccctatggacaaaccCTCCGTATAcaaaggatctgctcagatgaggcagagcataacagacatctacagatgctgaaagatgctctcgtacgaacagGATGTGGCACtagactcatcgatcgacagttccaacgcgccacagcaaaaaaccgcaccgaactcctcagaagacaaacacgggacacaactgacccttcgtcgtccagtacttccccggagcggagaaactgcgACATCTTtttctcagccttcaacacctcaTTGataaagacgaacatcttgccaaggctatCCCCACACTccgactacttgccttcaaacaaccgcacaatctcaagcagaccattgtttgcagcaaattacccagccttcagtacagcgaccacaacaccacacaaccctgccatggcaacctctgcaagaagcgccagatcatcgacatgggtaccaccattacatacgaaaacaccacccaccagatacgcggtacatactcgtgcgacttggccaacattgtctacctcatacgctgcaggaaaggatgtcccgaagcgtggtacattggcgagaccaagcagacgctgcgacaacggaatgaacggacatcgctcgacaatcaccaggcaggaatgttccccttccagtcggggaacacttcagcagtcgagggcattcagcctctgatctccgggtaagcgttctccaaggcggccttcaggacacgctacaacgcaaaatcgccgagcagaaactgagttccgcacacatgagtgcggcctcaaccgggacctgggattcatgtcgcattacattcatcccccaccctggcctgggcttgcgaaatcctactaactgtcccggcttgagacaatttacacctctttaacctatgaacatccctctctccagtcgcaccatctggacctgtaaagacttaactacctgcaaagactcacattgacAAAgtgtcgtcttgcatctttgactttgtctatatatgtgtctctggaacccacctcttcattcacctgaggaaggagcagtgctccgaaatctagtgattcaaaacaaacctgttggactttaacctggtgttgcaagatttcttactgtgctcaccccagtccaacggcagaaTCTCCACGTCTTAGCATCAGCAACATTTAGCAATAAAAATGTATCACAGCATTAGCAACAGCAACATTTAGTAATAAAAATGTATCACGTGTAGCAACAGCCTCAGCAACAGCAACATTTAGTAATAAAAATGTATAAAAGCCTTAGCAACAGCAACATTTAGTAATAAAAATGTATCACGTGTAGCAACAGCCTCAGCTACAGCAACATTTAGTAATAAAAATGTATAAAAGCCTTAGCAACAGTAATATTTAGTCATAAAAATGTATCACGTGTAGCAACAGCCTCAGCAACATTTAGTCATAAAAATGTACCAAAGCCTGAGCAACAGCAACATTTAGTCAAAAAATGTATCAAAGCCTGAGGAACAGCAACATTTAGTCATAAAAATGTATCAAAGCCTTAGCAACAGCAACATTTAGTCATAAAAATGTACCAAAGCCTGAGCAACAGCAACATTTAGTCATAAAAATGTATCACAGCCTGAGCAACAGCAACATTTAGTCATAAAAATGTATCACAGCCTTAGCAACAGCAACATTTAGTCATAAAAATGTATCAAAGCCTTAGCAACAGCAACATTTAGTCATAAAAATGTATCAAAGCCTTAGCAACAGCAACATTTAGTCATAAAAATGTATCAAAGCCTTAGCAACAGCAACATTTAGTCATAAAAATGTATCACAGCCTTAGCAACAGCAACATTTAGTCATAAAAATGTATCAAACCCTTAGCAACAGCAACATTTAGTCATAAAAATGTATCAAACCCTTAGCAACAGCAAGGTTAATGCAAGCACCTTATATTTGTAGGTTTGGTACACGTGGTGGGGCACGTAGACATTTAATCAATTTGATGGTGATTAGTAAATCTTTGACCAATGCTTGGATAACAAATCATTATCTAAGTGATAGTCAGATATTTGAATAAATCAGGAAGctgcagctgagaattagaaaccaatgagagtaaatgagggattagaccatTGATCAGAATTTCATTATGAATAAGGCTTCATGCTTAACGTTTTGTTCTGAACTTATGCTTAATAATTTCTGAACCACAAACTGATTTTCTAATATTTTCTTATGTTTGCGTTTAACTCTCTTGATTATATTTTGAAAGTTTTGATTTAGCTTTTTTATTTCAGAGAATCAAGGTGAATGATTCGCAAATAAAGTTGTTTTTTAGACTCCTGCAATCAACTGGACCCGTGTCTCTTATTTGAAGATAAAATGAGAGATCGTATCACAGCCGCTTTCTGGTGTGAACATGCTGGTGTTTGAGCAGGTAggttgaccgagtgaatcccttcccacactcggagcaagtgaatggtttctccttactgtgaattcgctgatgtgtcagccgggtggatgaatcactgaatcctttcccacacacacagcaggtgaaaggcctctccccagtgtgaattcgctggtgtttgaGCAGGTAggttgaccgagtgaatcccttcccacactcagagcaggtgaacggcttctccttactgtgagtgcgttggtgcgtCAGCCGAGTGGATGAATcgctgaatctcttcccacacacagagcaggtgaatggcctctccctggtgtgaactcgctggtgtgtcaccaGGTTGGATGACTTGGagaatttcttcccacagtccgagcaggtgaacggcttctccccggtgtggactcgctggtgaACCCGCATGTTGGATaactcactgaatcccttcccacattgggagcaggtgaatggcctctccccggtgtggactcgctggtgtgtctgcaggttgcatAACCGAGCGAATCctgtcccacacacagagcaggtgaatggcctctctccagtgtggactcgttggtgtctccgcaggttatACAACTggaggaatcccttcccacactcagagcaggtaaatggcctcttGCCGGTGTGGTCgcgctggtgtatctgcaggttagatgaccgagtgaatcccttcccacacactgaacACGTGAACGGCTTCCCTTCGATATGAGTTCGCTTGTGTATGTACAGtgtggatgaccgagtgaatcccttaccacactgagagcaggtgaatggcctctccccagtgtgactgcgtcgatgagcttccagTTGTGATGGGGctttaaatcccttcccacagtctccacatttccacggCTTCCTCATGGTGCGGGAGTCCTTGTGTTTCTTCACCGCCCAGTTGAGGCCTCGTCcgcacacagaacacgtgtacggtctctcctcactgtgaatggtgtgatgtgttTTCAGgccgtgtaactggttaaagctctttccacagtcagtgctctggaacactctcactcgggtgtgtgtgccTCGCTgctttttccagtcacactgatattTAAAGCATTCTGAAGTAGACagcacagacaaacatttctctttCTAGATTTAAAGGCCGATGATATTCCAGTCCCGATGAATTGAGCGACGCTGTCGGATGTTGACGTGAAGTTTGCTTTGAGATTTCCGTCTGTAAATCCTCACCTTCTGAGATCCTGTAAAAGGGGTTCACAcaatcatcactgtcagtacaggatagacattcagaacagacaattctagtttctatgaacATTCGATCCTCTCTCCTTCCCAAAAGTCATCCAATACTTACTCCACCCAATATATACCCTCCCAATTCTTGGTAAGGTACAATTTAATTTGAGCAACAGATCCATGGTCACTGTTCCATGTCCCAGACAGAGAGACCTTAAAATCTTTCTCCATTCTCCATTTGTATATATAGCAAagtggccatagtcccagatgaccatagtctgctttcccctttgcggGGGGAGCTCCTGGTGATGATTTAATCTGaccatcaccacacctcaggcgaggggcaaggttgagaaagtgggccttcatgaataacctcagccagtacgggaattgaacccacgctgttggcgtcgctctgAATCtcgaaccaactgtccagccgtctgagctaaaccggcccctgtgTATATAACTGAACTGATAATGAGCAATATACTGAACCCTATGGGGGAGGAGGATGTGAGAAATCTGGAACTGACAGACAATCTAAATGACGGAAGGGGGAGGCAAAGTATTTCAAAAGgcgggtgggacccacgcagacacggggagaatgtgcaaactccacacggacagtgacccggggtcgggatcgaacccggtccttcggcacagtgctagccactgcgcatgGTGCAATGGTATTATCTctggatcagtaatccagagatccaggataatgttctggggagaacagcaaattactgcagatgctggaatctgaaacaaaaacagaaaatactggacaatcgcagcaggtctgacaatatctgtggggagagaagggagctaacgtttccagtctggatgactctttgtcacagcAGATGCTTTGTAAATGCTCTGGGgagcagggttcaaatcccaccacagcagatggtgcaatttgaattcagtaaaaatctggaatctggaagtctgatgatgaccatggaaccattgccgattgtcgtaaaaacccaactggttcgttcatgtcatttagggaaggaaatctgccgtccttacctggtccggcctacatgtgaccccagatccacagcaatacagAGAAATGtttttctaaatgtattttattacaaacatgtattaaaacaggttacagcaaataaacagcccgggaaacatacttcccagcaatcaactcgACAGTTTGCACAACTATTAtcatgtcatttagggaaggaaatctgccgaacttacctggtccggcctacatatGACCCAAGATCCACAGCAACACGTACaaacatacagagaaaatagaagcaggaggtgcccattcggcccttcaagcctgctctgcaattcattttttaaaaattacttaatTCAGACATTTTCATTGAAAAGAAGAAAAATCACACAATAGaaataaccaacacccactctcctcccactgcTCCCCACTATCGCCCCCttcctgtgatgatatgcatcagcAATCATGTAAATATTAATGGTTGCAACCtccagccagcaggtggcagtaaagaACATCTACGTGACACTGTTACtttggggagtctggagatagtcacCATAGTGGATAGTCGCATTTGTAATAGCTCGCAGATAATTTCATAATAGCAATATAGTAGTTCGTAGATTTTGATAGTTTTCTTAGTGTTATCTGACCCGCATTAttgtttaacaataaacattcaactagtcacgaactagaccttctctagtgcactaattccgtgcggccaagcaccagaatgtaacacttcccccatcctgccttccccattttaacccccttccaccacccccagcgctttgctgacccctcaatcctccttaaagaagtcaatgaacgccATCCATCTCCGAGCGAACCCATCAACCGACCCCTTCagggtgaacttgaccttctccagcctcaggaatttcgtcaggtcgctcacccacaccccggcattcggaggctccgagtccctccacctgaGCAAGATCggcctccaggctatcagggaggcaaaggccaagacaccgGCCTCTCACGCCCCCCTGGGTCTTCccataccccgaatatggctacctctggactcagggccaccttcacccccagcacctcggacattgggtccacaaacccctgccgcAACCCCTTCAGCTTCGGACATGATTCCCGAGCCTTCCGCACTCACCAACCCACTACTCCCtcaaaaaacccactcatccgtGCCCCCGTCTCTGTGCTCCAtgaatgaggcttagcctcacacaccacgaggacgcattcaccctccgcaaggcctcagCCCGCGTCCcaacctccacctccccacccagctcctcctcccacttactctTTTATCCCCCACCAGGTTCCCCCTCCCAGTCTATCAACTCCTTAAGACCTCGgacacctgcccctccccctttctcctccttcgACAGGGCCTTATCCTGCAACCCAGGGGCAGGAGCCCaggaaaagacagcacctccctcCTCACTAAATCCCAGACCTGCAAGTACCTAAATCTGTTccccctgggcagctcatacACTTCCTCCGGTCCTCCAGCTCCCGGGCCTCCAGCTCCCGGGCCTCCAGCTCCCGGTCCCCCAGCTCCCGGTCCCCCAGCTCCCGATGCTCCAGCTCCCGGTCCCCCAGCTCCCGGTCCCCCAGCTTCCGGGCCTCCCGCTCCCGGGCCTCCAGCTCCCGGGCCTCCCGCTCCCGATGCTCCAGCTCCCGGGCCTCCTGCTCCCGGGCCTCCAGCTCCCGGGCCTCCAGCTCCCGGTCCCCCAGCTCCCGATGCTCCAGCTCCCGGGCCTCCCGCTCCCGGGCCTCCAGCTCCCGGTCCTCCAGCTCCCGGGCCTCCAGCTCCCGGGCCTCCAGCTTTGGGAATCTGCCCCCTATAAACAGATTGCCaaatcgctcaatccctgcctgccgccatCCCTGAAACCTTGCAAAcagctcccccccgcccctggcacaaacctgtggttgtcacAAGTCGGCGTCCCCATCAAGGCACActccagtcccaaatgctgcctccactgcccccacaccttcaaaccaacaccaccactgggctcacagagTGTCGAGCCAGCGAGAATGGTAGAGGCGTTGTTAACAACGCCCTTCAGCTTGTACCCCTGTacgaagccgcctccatccgccctcacactgacccctcccccgacTACCCATTCCCTAACCATGGCAAtgttcaccgcccagtagtagttcataatatttggcaacgccagcctcccctcccccgctctaCAAAAGCCTCCCTGACCCGCGGGTTCTTGCCTGCCCACACACACCCTATTGTCTGTATAAGGTAGATGGGACTTGTTAGGGATGGAGATGATTTATGCATGATGTTTATATTTGGATCTGCATTGTTTACTGTTGTTGTCACTGTTATTATCATAAAATTAAAAAtatcttaataaaatgttttcaaaaaatCTTTACATGATAatctgccatgagagaccttgtcaaagtcttctgaaagtctaaataaatcacatccgccagttctccctggtcaactctacgagttacatcttcaaagaattcctggagatctgtcaagcatgatttcccttttgtaaatccatgctgactttgtctgattacaccactgctttccaaatgctgtgctgtgaaatcctggatgatggactccagcaacttccctactcctgacgtgaggctcactggtgtaagttccctgttttctctctcccttcctttttgaatagcaaGGTTATATTAGCTCACCTC harbors:
- the LOC119951609 gene encoding oocyte zinc finger protein XlCOF7.1-like, which encodes MRKPWKCGDCGKGFKAPSQLEAHRRSHTGERPFTCSQCGKGFTRSSTLYIHKRTHIEGKPFTCSVCGKGFTRSSNLQIHQRDHTGKRPFTCSECGKGFLQLYNLRRHQRVHTGERPFTCSVCGTGFARLCNLQTHQRVHTGERPFTCSQCGKGFSELSNMRVHQRVHTGEKPFTCSDCGKKFSKSSNLVTHQRVHTRERPFTCSVCGKRFSDSSTRLTHQRTHSKEKPFTCSECGKGFTRSTYLLKHQRIHTGERPFTCCVCGKGFSDSSTRLTHQRIHSKEKPFTCSECGKGFTRSTYLLKHQHVHTRKRLKPWKCGDCGKGFRSSSQLEAHRRSHTGEMPFTCTECGKEFSQLSSLQKHQRTHIKEKPFTCSQCGKGFTRSSNLQIHQRDHTGKRPFTCSECGKGFLQLYNLRRHERVHTGERPFTCSVCGTGFAQLSNLQTHQRVHTGERPFTCSQCGKGFSELSNLRVHLRVHSGEKPFTCSDCGKKFSKSSNLVTHQRVHTRERPFTCSVCGKGFSDSSSRLTHQRIHSKEKPFTCSECGKGFTRSTYLLKHQQVHIGKRL